In the genome of Vicia villosa cultivar HV-30 ecotype Madison, WI linkage group LG7, Vvil1.0, whole genome shotgun sequence, one region contains:
- the LOC131617184 gene encoding caffeoylshikimate esterase-like: MKENIYRDLKKRKMAPYNVLLYKDKPRLGTALELLKVTQELEQRLEEVSLPLLIMHGEADVITYPSASKALYEKAKVKDKKLCLYKDAFHTLLEGEPDEVIFHVIDDIISWLNDHSNTKNKV, translated from the exons ATGAAAGAGAATATATATAgagatttgaaaaagagaaaaatg GCTCCATATAATGTTTTGCTCTACAAGGATAAACCAAGACTAGGAACAGCATTGGAGTTGCTCAAAGTTACTCAAGAGCTTGAACAAAGACTAGAAGAA GTTTCTCTACCATTGTTGATCATGCATGGAGAAGCTGATGTAATAACATATCCATCAGCTAGCAAAGCTTTATATGAAAAAGCTAAAGTCAAAGACAAGAAACTGTGTCTCTATAAAGATGCTTTCCATACTCTACTTGAAGGTGAACCTGATGAAGTTATATTTCATGTGATTGATGATATCATTTCCTGGCTAAATGACCATAGCAATACAAAAAACAAAGTTTGA